The nucleotide sequence GCCGACTGTAGCTGCCATATGATGCCGACTGTAGCTGCCATATGATGCCGACTGTAGCTGCCATATGCTGCCGACTGTAGCTGCCATATGCTGCcgactgtagctgccattagctagttagctcagtgaGCTCATTTGACACATGGacaattattacatattttcaCACCCTCAAGActatagggctgcaactaatattcattttctttcataaaaATTGCTCATAATAATTTCCCAGAGGCCAAATTTAATTActcaaattgctttttttttatccaaataacagcccaaaacccaaagattctctatttactatcataaatgacagaggaaagcagcaaatccttacatttaagaagctggaaccagcagaTGTTTGACTTTTATACTTTAAAATGAGTCAAACAATTAATAAATTACCAAAATGATCATATGGCTGATTTATTTATCCCAGCACTAGAGGGACGACTTTCAGCGCTTAAGTGTCATATCTGTTAATGCACAGGCTCTCATAGATCTTTCGAAACTACATCAGCTTTACAGTATCAttgcgcgcgcgcacacgcgcacacacacacacacacacacacacaccaactctGAAACTCTGCATGTGTGACAAACAACAGTTACTATTGCACAATGGCAAATAAGTGGATATGATAATATCTGCTATGAAACAATGAAAGAAgcaagaaaaaatacaataatttcCACTTATTTTAATTGGGGCACTCAAAAGAACTTTAGTCATATCAACAGTTTTATCCTTTCACTGAAATGACTTTAAAGAGATAGCTGCAGGCCTAGTTAAAAAACTAACGAGAGTGACCTGCTGCACAGTGAGCAGAACTGCTACTCCACTGGACAATAGAGATCTCATGGTCGCAGGAGGAGAGAGCTACTCCAACGGAGAGGCACTCAGAGCCTAATCTGCAGGGTACGGTGACACTCTCACCAGCAGTGGGCTAAACAATTCACAAGCAATTTCAGGGAATCGCTGAGTTAGGGCAACGCAGACCAAACCAAAAGGGTGTAGACTCAACAATTTCTAAGTTCTCATGCACCCTCTTCAGTCTTTTCGTGGAGAGGACACTCCCAACGCATCATCGTCCACAGAGGGCTTTCTCATATCTCGTACGCCTCATCACAACATCACATTCGTTCTCTCGCTCTGCCCTCCAGCTCCTCATCCTCGCAGTCGGTGAGCTGCCGCCTTGTAAAGTGAGCCCGATCTTCGAGTCCCAGTGcaaggagaaagagagatagGAAGCCAAAGACAGCCTTAGGAAACACACTGACATCCTGTTGTTGGGTTTGGTGTGGATACACGATGGATGTACACTGACTAAAAGTGAGGTGAGGAAACACTCCGAAAAGgcagaagagaaacaacaaaaaccacagtgacacatttaaaaaagggaGTGTTGTGTCAATGGTGACATGACAGCGCATGCAAACCGCTGAATACTTGGCCCAGAAATTAAACCCATATTCAGACACGTTCAGgtgtttttaagaaaaagaCACTCACTATCAGGGTTGGGACCTAAGGGATTATACTACTGGGACATCAGACAGTAGTAAGCAAGGAAGGGATTGCAGAAATACCGATAGAGCCATTTTTTGATAACCTGACAGATCTGCCTTCTCATTTCCCTGAATCTGCAGGCCAAACGCAAAAAGAACTAAACAGCttttaatcatcttttttttgctgaaacagttccttctgctgctgcttcacaaaCAACGGGTGGCTTTAATTGTGAGGCAGCCACAGGACGCACAGGGCGTTTGACACCACGGTTAGCAGTAAGCACGCCTAGCCATCAGACACGCGCCTACAACACAAAACAGaggttgttttctcttttgtttggtGAGAGGATcggttttaaaaaatgttttccaaggGAGTAATGGAACAAGGAGGAGTAACCACAGAGAGCCGTTCCAACTCCAACTCCTCGGCAAGGTAGCCGACTTCACTGTGTCCTGCTGTTGTGTGGGAAAGTACTCTTTCTgagtgcagcattactgcgatTGCAAAGTTTTTTTGTCAGACGTCTTCATTAAGATCCCCGAGTGTTTTTGGAATGCGCtgtgaacagaaacagaaatcgCTATTCTATTATATTCCTGAAAAAACTAGCAGCTCCTGGGGTGTTTGACATTGTGTAAAACTTTGGCTAGTATTGCCAGGCTGCAGATTTCTTGGGATACAAAGTGTCTCCACCACTCTCTTCGGGCCCTTTCCAAAGGCAGACAACGCACTAGCAAGAACTTAAGTTTTTAGGAGCATATGCCCAAAGAAAGACAGGATGCAAAGTCGTAATGTAATCAGATCTCCTgtgaacacagaacacagtcGCCGTGCTGTTCGTCTGCTGTTGTCCCGAATGGCATCAGCTCGTGATTTACGCCATGCCAGGCTTCACCAGATTCCGTCTCATCACTGGCACTCCCAGATCCCAGCCTACCTCCTGACTCATCTACTTCTCCTTCACTTAGCGACTTTACAAGCCGGAgagtgttgtatttttttttaatgcgcaGGTGGAGAGCAACAGTGATAGAGACAGACATAGTAAGAGTAAAGGATTGGCTTATTCCCTGTCGAGCCGGAGCGTAAATTGTACCCCTTTAATGAACATAAAGCATGGCGTGTTGTTGTCTAATAGTCTATTGAGGCTACCGTGGGTGGAAGAACCACCGTCTCTTCCAACAAAGTACTTTCTTTACTGACTTTTTTCCAACTTAGTAACTTAAGAAGGAAAGCCTAACTACAAATGTTACAGAAAGcttttacacctttttttcttcctctcgtGAGACTCCGTTATAGCTGCGCTGGATGCATCTCGACATAATGATGTTACATCATCTATTTTAAGGGCATTTTCTGCGGAGTGCAGTCAGTAAAATCTGACcccagataaaaacaaatgtatccaGAGTGCACCGACATCTGTTTTCTGAAAGCATTTTGGCAGTGGTCCATTAGGCGGTTAGTATGTATGTACAGATGGACTCGAAAGACAGCGTGAAGCACAGAGGCTTTTGGCTTTTTGTGTCAATGTCTGAAGAAGATGAACACATAATTCTCTCCCGTCTAAAAATGACACTTGTGCCTGTTGCTTCAACCCGAAGGACTGGCCGCAATTTACACATTCCTGAAGTGCTAAATCCTCGGAAAGTGTCAGAGGGTCAGCAGAATCTGCGGTGCGCTCATTACATAATAGCATCTCACTTGACGTGCCCTACCTGCGTGAGAAAAATGGAGCCCGCGTGAACGGTTCAAAGTGCCGAGCAGCCATTCGGAAGAAGCATGGCACACAGGGGCATCACATTACGCTCTCATAACAATCCCCATCTCATCCCAACGGGCTGGATTCAAGCCATAACACGGAGCTGAAGCGCTCTCCGAGCAATGAACATCAATTTCGGGAGTCGTTTAGAACTCAAGTGATTGCATTGTTGACTATCCGGTATCCAACACCACCCTTCCCCTCCACCCCAGCGCTACTTAGTTCACCTGGAAACCGGCACCACCCtgaacactcactcacacaacACCCCTCGCTGAAATGGCATTTAAAGCTGTTGCATAATCCTTGGCAACCTGACTGCACAAAAGGCAGACTACAGCCCCTGGAGTCAGATTACGCCCAAATCACTTCTCTAGATGTGTAAATGTTACGAGAATAATGGAGTGATTCAGCAAACATACGCTGCAGTAATGTACCGTGTTGTCCGGGGCGGCCAAGAAACACTGGTTACCTAACAACGGAAAAGCTACGTGTCCTTCGCAGGCCCTCAACTCAGTGAAAGGAAAGATGTTGATGAACTGACAGCCATTGAGTTTTAAAATACTGGTTAAGTCTATTTAAACACATGTGACATTTCTAGATTAGGTCTGCCTCAGACTGACTTGTCTGCTTTCAGGTTACGTGCTGCTGTGGGATACAGAGTTGACCAGGGTTAAAACTGGGGCTGCAAATCCTGGGGATACTGAAGTTGAACACGTTCCatgataatttatttaaatttgtgGGTAATAACAGGAATAGAGTGGAAATAGAGAGGGCATTTTTTCGTATAAGTAGATGAGCCAagtaatttaacaaaaatgaaGCTATATCCCAAACCGGCATCTGCACAAATTATCGGCAGGTGTTAACAAGTCATACAATATGTACTCTGCTTAAGGCTGCTGTGCAGGCCAACTGAAATAACACAGGGCTGTGCATTCACTGGATTTCCACTGAAGGGGCCCTGAAAAGCTGTCTGTACATGAGACTGAAGAGTGCGTTGATGATGCCATGAGAGCTAGTATTGCTTTTTCGTTTGCAATtcaccgtaaaaaaaaaaaaaaaaaaaaaaaaaaggggggggggggggggcaaattTGTGAGAAAATGATTACAAACATGTTCTTCGCAGAACTTCTGGGGAGCTTTTGTTTTGTAGAACGCTGCCTAGAGGACTGCTCCAAAAAACAGGCCGAGCCAAAAGCTGAGTCCATGTAAAACAAACCTAGCGACAGACTTTTCCCCGCGATCAGGATATCTGTTGGTGTGCcttatcatcaccatcacaaTAACACATTCAGCAGAGATCTTTTTCAAAGCGCCGCACTGATGTATTTTCAGTGCACGCTGATGTCAAGGTCAAGCAGACCCATGAAAGGCTTAGACAGACATGAAGTGTGTACTGAGAGACTGCCTGAGCACCAAAACAAATCGCAGTCTCTCGATGTctatatgttatatataaagTGCTCCTCGTATGTTCGTGCCCGTCTACGTATGCGTCTCCATGCACAAtcatgtgagtgtttttttccctgGCCACGACCACACTCCCTCTGAACTGAGTTCTGGGCATCATAACCTCATTCTTCCCTCGCTCTTAAGTAAACtcatctctgctctcctccGGGAAACGGGGCCGACTGCTGCTGGTCACTCAGAGGAATGTGTTACTGCTTTGTACggaccgtctctctctctcttgttttgaACAAATCTGCAGCAGCGAGAGACAGATTCCTCCCGGTGGGAGCGGGAGCTCTCTTTCTGAGGGGAATGGAAAAAGTGCATCACAACATCCATCGCCTGTGAAACTCTGTATGGAGTGCACAACATTCCTTAAAtgtctgtgcgtgtgtatgtgtgtttcactATGTAGCAATATTGCCCGAAACGTGACACCGGACACAGAATCAATAGCAGAAAACAAGTAGATCTTAAAAGCTGAGGGGTTGATAACAGCATGTGTGTTGGACGTATGTCACTTAAACGCACCGTGTGGATCTGAACCACTGACATTTAATGGGGCGTGAGAGATGAGAACACAGTGTACAGGTAGGACACAtcagaaaaaatgtatttcaaaccACACACACGCCGACAGAAACCTCACAGCCTTCGCCAGTGCTGGCTGCAAGGAATGCTCTGTTTGTCTAGTAGCCTGGTTTCATGCCTTCTATGCCTACAATCTGACTGTACCCTGAGGGGGACCTGCTGCTTAAAATGGAAATAGCAGGGCACCAAGTGACCTTTTCAAAGCTCGGCGGAGCCATCCACTCCAAGCATGTTGAGCACAGAGTTCAGATGCAAACGCTCTCACACTGAAGGCAGCTGCTGTGTGCTGAAACAAACGAGTTAATGGTGGACAACAGTTTACAACCAACTCTACCAAGAGTcagcaagacacacacacacacacacagaaaaccttACTGATGTCACTGTTTTCACAGAGGCTACCTGCAGTCACTGCTTTTGTTATCTATCCCCTCCAGCTGTTTGCCCTCAAAATGAGGCCAACAAGGAGTTAAAGGGGCTTCACACACCGCCTCTGACATCGCTCCGACAGCCGAGCACACAACACAtcttgctgtaaaaaaaaaaaacacaaaaaaaagaaacgaggAAATGGCGAAAATAAAATGCGACAGCAGTTTCTAATTAAGACTGTGAGCTCGCGCTGCCACGGCGCCCGCTGCGTTCCACTGGatgtttaaagaaagaaagcacaAAAACCTTACCTGGCTTTCTGAGATAACGCCGTCTTGGTGGTGTAACCTCAGGAAGGGTTGAGAAGATGATCTCCTGAATTGGATTAACGAGGAGGCGGCCAACCAGTCAggcggaggaggaagaggaggaggaggaggaggaggatatcTCTGAAGGGGTGATGCCCATGTCCATTATGTGTCCCTCCGACGGCGGGGTGGGAACATTTGACCCGCTACTGTCGCCCACAGCGCCTCAGACCAGGCCCTGCCGAAATAAGCATCGGCGGAAACAGTGGAGAGAAATAAGCCGAGCGGAGGGAAGCCGCAGCTGACTGTGTCCTGTCTGTTTTGCTTGTCAGTAGGGTTTGTTTGTACACCGGAACCGCGGTCTGCTCTCGATTACTGACGGGCGCGCAGCGTCCAGCCGTCAGCCTGCAGCACGAACTCCCGCGTAAAGCAAAGAGGCTATCTTGTCCTGGAGGAGTCCGGGGGCGGCGTGTTTACCTTTGCGCCGTTCCTGCTGCCGTGCTCGGTGGGAGATCAGCTGCTCCGCACTGGAGAGACGCCATTAGTTCGTGAGAGGCTTCCCGTCTGCTGCCCTGCGCTGCCGCTTTAAGGGAGAGCTCAGCAGCCTGCAGCCTGGCTCAAACAACAGCGCCCCGTGCTGGCACAATACTGCAAccgcatttttttttcttctaagaATCGTGCTCGCCTGATACTCCTCGTGTAAATAGATGTAAATAGACGATAAATGATGAACACAGATAAAcgttaaatgtgtgtgtgtgtgtgtgtgtgtgtgtgtgtgtgtgtacatatataagCTACCGTTCAAAAGTTTGGAGTCACTTAGGAATGTCCTTACTTTTGAaagaaaagcagtttttttttcaataaagataacattaaattaatcagAAATACAGTCTAGACATTGTTAATGTGGTAAATGACTATTCTAGTCGGAAACGACTAGAATAGTCGTTTCTAAAGAAACTGTTGTGCTGATTAGAGAAGCTATAAAACTGGCCTTCCTTAGAGCTAGTTGAGTATCTAGAGCACCAGCATTGTGGGTTCCATTATACTCTCAAAATGGCCAGAAAAAGAGAAGTTTCTTCTGAAACTTGACAGTCTATTCTTGTTCTGAGAAATGAAGGCTATTCCATGCTAAAAACTGCCAAGACACTGAGGATTTCCTTCAACGGTGTGTACTACTCCCTTCAGAGAACAGCACAAACAGGCTCTAACCAGAATAGAAAGGCCCCGGTGCACAACTAAGCAAGAGGACAAGTACATTAGAGTCTGTAGTTTGAGAAATAGACGCCTAACGGGTCCTCAACTGGCAGCTTCATTAAATGGTTCCCGCAAAACGCCAGTCTCAACGTCACAGTGAAGAGGCGACTCTGGTATTCTGGCCTTCTAGGCAGAGTGGCAAAGAAAAAGCCATATCTGAGACTGGCCAATAAAAGTTAAAGATTAAGATGGGCAAAAGAACACAGACATTAGACAAAGAAAGATTGGAAAAAGGTGTTCTGGAGAGAGAAATCTAAGTTTTGGGTGTTTGGAGAAGAACATTTGTGAGACCCAGAACATTAAGTGAAAAGATGCTGGAGGAGTGCCTGATGCCATCGGTCAGGTATGGTGGAGGTAATGTGATGGTCAGGGGCATtttcggctctgttgttgttgtctgttctctgccattgtttacagtttgggcttgAACTTGAatgtatctgaccaggtaagagcaggcactgaGTCTGTGCAGGGAGAGGCACTGCATGCGCtgcgtgagggaggggggctgcaaATATGCACGATGCAAATACGCTACTCAAGACACTCCCCTTGACtcggatttttacacagctggcCTGTATcgtattctactgtcagatcataatgacaattttagcaataCAACATAAAAATAGTTACAAACTAGATCAATTGATCATCTACACTTTGTATTGAAAAAGTgttgtataaataaatatataatcactgtatatattttatttagtttcttcAGATGAAATGTAGGTAATGAGTGAGATGAAACTTCACCAAACAACTCGTTCATGAACAAAATagtataaaatatattaaagttgTTTGAACCAAATGTAATGAATGTGTCTTCAACATCACCTTATGTAGTCACATCCAGCCACAATGGATGAAATAACtttcacactttattttgtttaggtatttttattaaaataatatatcaTATACAATATTTGctcaaaaaatattcagtgcaAGTAAACAATTAAATATATCTATCTTAAAATGTTGCccttaaaattaaaattattatttcaataGTTAAGCACTATATTAACTTATAaaagtaacagacacacactgatgaaaaaCACTCTTTTTGTTCAAATGCTCTGTGCTATCACACAAAAAGGTAAAGCATAATGGAGCTGTTTGTGTTCACCACTCCAGCTTCATGTCAGCTTTGCTCCACAcatattttcctcctctcttgaGAAACATCTTTTCGTCAAAACCACTGAAGCGGATGGCCTCCTTCACGCCGACATCAAGGATGGACTTGGATGGGTCTTTCCTTCCTTCTCGGCAGTCCAGGAAACGCATCTGAAAAATGATGAACGATTAAAATCCAAATCACTGGTGTGGTGAACAGTTAGAGGggtgaaatacaaaaaacatgcaaatttAAATGATCAAAATGGAGCCAAACTAAACCTTTTGAATTCCATTCAGTAAAATCCACATTTCGTGACTTGTTTTACATGCAAAATTacacatataaaaaaataagGGGAGGAAGATATGAAAAGGCATATAGGTCTCCTTCTAAAACTGACTTCAAACAAGTTACAGTGACATTAAGGAATGATCCACGTGGCCTGTGTATGCACCGATCCAAAGAGGACGTGTGTTTAGACCATTAACAATATCAGGTACTTACATATTCATCCAGAATCAGGTAGGAATTCCTCATCTGTGAAGACAACCAAGACCACAAATTTCAATTTTGGGAACTGATCCACAACACTGTCACACTCTTTACATCTGACACTGCTGATGTTGCTCCACTCCCAACAGAAAGAGATACAGGTTGAGCTGATCGCTCACATGATTGAGATGACAACTTAGAGTCTCCATCCATCTGTAACCATGTATCCCTCACAGGGTTGATCCAAGCTAACAATGGGTGAGTGGCGGGGTACACCAGTCTCACGCCCAGATCGTCAAATACCAATCATAATAAAATACCAAATCCGGTCTTTGAAAGACAGCCTTGGTATTGACGATCTGGGAATAAGAATTAACTATATTTCTTCAGAAGTTACACAATGTTGCTTTCATATGGAAAGATCGCTCCAGCCTACCTTCTCATTGGACTCTGGAACAAGGCAGGAGACGCTGCTGTGTCTGTCCAGAAACTCCTGGAACTGTTGCTCACTGATGACGAACCTCTCCGCCTCTCTCAGGGCCTCCTCTCCTGCATTCTCCCCGTCAATCAGCAGACACTGGAACACCTGAAGCACATTCAGAGGAGTGTGTATGCATGTCAAGGCGACGTGGTGCAAACGTGCCGCACACTCCCTCTCCGTAGTTACCTTCCAGCGGACTGGGCCGAGCTCGGTGATGCTCTCAGTCATGTCCTCGTCCACGTTGAAGGTGTTGATGACCGAGTTGAGCTTGAACGCCACCTTGTACTGCTGGCACCAGTCGCGGATCTTGTAGAGGTTGTCGAGGTGGCTCTTCCTGCCCTGAGCCCTGCCGATCAGCTGGTTTGTCGCTT is from Sparus aurata chromosome 16, fSpaAur1.1, whole genome shotgun sequence and encodes:
- the rsad2 gene encoding S-adenosylmethionine-dependent nucleotide dehydratase RSAD2 — encoded protein: MQISSVVASPGRLLQLCISTLCCVLTSVFSKVRRWTAGTCKGTASPVSPADSRPDEGEAQTPTSVNYHFTRKCNYKCGFCFHTAKTSFVLPLEEAKSGLRLLKESGMEKINFSGGEPFLHEKGDFLGKLVQFCKQDLQLPSVSIVSNGSMIRENWFQKYGDHLDILAISCDSFDEATNQLIGRAQGRKSHLDNLYKIRDWCQQYKVAFKLNSVINTFNVDEDMTESITELGPVRWKVFQCLLIDGENAGEEALREAERFVISEQQFQEFLDRHSSVSCLVPESNEKMRNSYLILDEYMRFLDCREGRKDPSKSILDVGVKEAIRFSGFDEKMFLKRGGKYVWSKADMKLEW